One Malus sylvestris chromosome 14, drMalSylv7.2, whole genome shotgun sequence DNA segment encodes these proteins:
- the LOC126598438 gene encoding E3 ubiquitin-protein ligase AIRP2-like gives MLDYYEQLASRPSYHDSLKVLEADIQHANMLAASIPRSKGGTVLQMKLVYSDLAHIFLFLLQWIDCSSSCLFSSYLNLFHIIVYKVRSDGRSNISSCGRKATISEFYNVILPSLQCLHGDSLEMDTTQEEALEMAARKPYEDKIKLSDVDLEREDECGICLVPCTKMVLPNCCHAMCINCYRDWNIRSESCPFCRGSLKRVNSGDLWVLTCGSDVVDTQTVLKEDMLRFYLFINRLPKDLPDALFLMYYEYLI, from the exons ATGTTGGATTACTATGAGCAGCTTGCTTCCAGGCCTTCTTACCATGATTCTCTCAAGGTTCTTGAGGCAGATATTCAGCATGCCAATATGCT GGCAGCTTCCATCCCCCGAAGCAAGGGTGGTACGGTTCTTCAAATGAAATTGGTTTACAGTGACTTGGCACACATTTTCCTGTTTTTGCTTCAATGGATTGATTGCTCGTCTTCGTGTTTATTTTCAAGTTACTTAAATCTTTTCCACATAATTGTATATAAG GTACGCTCAGATGGGAGATCAAATATCTCTTCATGTGGAAGGAAAGCTACCATCAGCGAATTTTACA ATGTTATATTGCCGTCCCTTCAGTGTCTCCACGGTGATTCATTGGAGATGGATACCACCCAAGAGGAAGCTCTAGAGATGGCTGCGAGGAAACCATATGAGGATAAGATAAAGCTTTCGGATGTGGACTTGGAGAGAGAAGATGAATGTGGCATCTGCTTAGTACCTTGCACCAAAATGGTTTTGCCAAACTGCTGCCATGCAATGTGCATTAATTGCTACCGCGACTG GAACATAAGATCGGAATCTTGCCCGTTTTGCCGGGGAAGTCTAAAAAGAGTGAACTCAGGGGACTTGTGGGTTCTGACCTGCGGTAGCGATGTGGTTGACACTCAAACCGTGTTGAAGGAAGATATGTTGCGGTTCTATCTTTTTATCAACAGACTGCCCAAAGATCTCCCGGATGCGTTGTTCTTAATGTATTATGAGTACTTAATTTGA
- the LOC126599825 gene encoding probable phosphopantothenoylcysteine decarboxylase, with translation MSSSEPASPEIEPQANPAPRRPRILLAASGSVAAIKFGNLCHSFSEWAEVKAVATRASLHFIDRASLPKDVILYTDEDEWSTWNKMGDSVLHIELRRWADILVIAPLSANTLGKIAGGLCDNLLTCIVRAWDYSKPFFVAPAMNTLMWKNPFTERHIMLIDELGVSLIPPVTKRLACGDYGNGAMAEPSLIYSTVRLFFESRVQQGGNNVQQPV, from the exons ATGTCAAGCTCCGAACCTGCGAGTCCAGAGATTGAGCCACAAGCCAATCCTGCCCCAAGGAGGCCTCGGATTCTACTTGCTGCTAGTGGAAGTGTAGCTGCCATAAAGTTTGGCAACCTTTGCCATAGTTTTTCGGAATGGGCAGAAGTAAAAGCAGTTGCCACAAGAGCATCTTTGCATTTCATTGATAGAGCATCACTTCCCAAGGATGTAATCCTGTACACTGACGAGGATGAATGGTCTACTTGGAACAAAATGGGTGATAGTGTGCTTCACATTGAGCTCCGCCGTTGGGCGGATATCTTGGTTATCGCCCCATTGTCAGCAAACACACTAGGCAAG ATTGCTGGGGGATTGTGTGACAATCTACTGACCTGCATCGTACGAGCATGGGACTACAGCAAACCTTTCTTCGTCGCACCAGCCATGAATACCTTGATGTGGAAGAACCCCTTCACAGAGCGACATATCATGTTGATTGATGAACTTGGAGTTTCACTCATCCCACCAGTCACAAAGAGGCTGGCTTGTGGAGATTACGGGAATGGAGCAATGGCCGAACCTTCTTTGATTTATTCCACTGTAAGACTCTTTTTCGAGTCACGAGTTCAACAAGGCGGCAATAACGTTCAGCAACCAGTATAA
- the LOC126598432 gene encoding adenine/guanine permease AZG2-like has product MGRELCAAMGNGGVFKKIGKSWSRLEKRLNDGVSKSKVGNYFKLEARNSCFTKELRAGLATFLTMAYIISVNATILADSGGTCSIADCFTTANQTVTPDCMILPNEGYQNCLAKTKSDLIVGTILSAMIGSIAMGVLANLPLGLAPGMGPNAYLAYNLVGFHGSGKLSYQTALAVVLLEGIAFLAIAAFGLREKLARLIPHPVRLACAAGIGLFIAFVGLQIHQGVGLVGPDPSTLVTITACSNTNPATGECLGGKMHSPKFWLGAAGFIITCYGLMKEIKGSMIYGIVFVTFISWFRGTSVTVFPNTQIGDTDFHYFKKVVDFHKIQSTAGAISFTNFNRSEVWVALVTLLYVDVLATTGTLYTMAEMGGFVNDEGGFEGEYSAYLVDAGSTVVGAALGVTPIATYIESSAGLREGGRTGLTAVTIGLCFFVSLFFVPLLSSVPPWAIGPSLVMVGVMMMKVVKDINWGKMKEAAPAFMTMVLMPLTYSIANGIIGGIGLYIALNLYDYVAIVIKWLIKMKRMVGREQNQVSATAPADSAIEVI; this is encoded by the coding sequence atggggagAGAGTTATGTGCAGCAATGGGAAATGGTggagttttcaaaaaaataggCAAGTCATGGAGCAGACTAGAGAAACGCTTAAACGATGGAGTTTCAAAGAGCAAAGTTGGCAACTACTTCAAGTTAGAAGCAAGAAATAGTTGCTTCACCAAGGAGCTACGTGCCGGTCTAGCCACGTTCCTCACCATGGCCTACATCATCTCCGTCAACGCCACCATCCTCGCGGACTCAGGTGGCACGTGCTCCATTGCCGACTGCTTCACCACGGCGAACCAAACCGTCACCCCGGATTGCATGATCCTTCCCAACGAAGGATACCAAAACTGCCTTGCAAAGACCAAGAGTGACCTCATTGTTGGCACAATTTTATCAGCCATGATCGGGTCGATTGCTATGGGCGTTTTGGCCAATCTACCCTTGGGGTTAGCCCCAGGGATGGGGCCAAACGCTTACCTAGCTTATAATTTGGTGGGTTTTCATGGAAGTGGGAAATTGTCTTACCAAACTGCCCTAGCTGTGGTGTTACTTGAGGGAATTGCTTTTCTTGCAATTGCTGCTTTTGGGCTAAGAGAAAAGCTGGCCAGGCTCATCCCTCATCCAGTTAGGCTTGCTTGTGCAGCAGGAATTGGGCTTTTCATTGCCTTTGTGGGCCTACAAATCCACCAGGGAGTGGGCCTAGTGGGCCCAGACCCATCCACATTGGTGACAATCACAGCTTGTTCTAACACAAACCCAGCAACTGGTGAGTGCCTTGGGGGCAAAATGCACAGCCCAAAGTTCTGGCTGGGTGCAGCTGGGTTTATAATCACATGTTATGGCCTAATGAAGGAGATTAAAGGCAGCATGATATACGGCATCGTTTTTGTCACATTTATATCATGGTTTAGGGGCACAAGTGTGACAGTGTTTCCCAACACACAAATTGGTGACACAGATTTCCATTATTTCAAAAAAGTGGTAGATTTTCACAAAATTCAATCCACAGCTGGGGCTATAAGCTTCACCAATTTCAATAGGTCTGAGGTTTGGGTGGCTCTGGTAACCTTGCTCTACGTTGATGTTCTTGCCACCACAGGCACATTGTACACCATGGCCGAAATGGGCGGTTTCGTGAACGACGAAGGCGGGTTCGAAGGCGAGTACTCGGCGTACTTGGTTGACGCAGGGTCAACAGTCGTGGGGGCTGCACTGGGGGTGACCCCCATCGCAACGTACATAGAATCTTCAGCAGGTCTGAGAGAAGGCGGGCGGACAGGATTGACTGCAGTGACCATCGGTCTGTGTTTTTTCGTGTCGTTGTTTTTTGTTCCTCTTTTGTCTAGTGTGCCTCCATGGGCTATAGGGCCTTCACTTGTGATGGTTggggtgatgatgatgaaggttGTGAAGGACATAAATTGGGGGAAGATGAAAGAAGCTGCGCCTGCTTTCATGACCATGGTTCTAATGCCTCTCACTTATTCCATAGCAAATGGGATTATTGGTGGCATTGGGCTCTACATTGCTCTCAATCTGTATGATTATGTGGCAATCGTGATTAAGTGGTTGATTAAGATGAAAAGAATGGTGGGAAGAGAACAAAATCAAGTGTCTGCCACAGCTCCTGCAGACTCAGCAATTGAAGTTATTTGA
- the LOC126598435 gene encoding GDSL esterase/lipase At3g48460-like, protein MASSSSPLFTSWQITLITLTTISFLSSSSFPASAAATKQNPTSPFKKIYAFGDSFTDTGNTRSISGPSGFGHVSNFPYGITFFHRPTNRYSDGRLVIDFVTESLSLPYLPPYRVVSSNASADSTHGVNFAVAGSTAIEHEFFVKNNLSLAITPQSILSQLLWFNKFLESKGCKVGGPECKFDDALFWVGEIGVNDYAYTLGSAVPGDTIQKLGVSRVTSFLQALLKKGAKYVVVQGLPLSGCLPLAMTLAPEDDRDSVGCVKSVNNQTYSHNLVLQAKLQVLRKQFPHAVITYADYWNAHLTVMKNPSQYGFTESFKACCGKSDDPYNFDVFATCGTPSATACKSPSQYINWDGVHLTEAMYKVLSDMFLKGNATHPPFSSLLDIKLRNG, encoded by the exons ATGGCTTCTTCCTCTTCTCCACTCTTCACATCTTGGCAGATTACCCTCATTACCCTCACCACCATCTCcttcctctcctcctcctccttccccGCCTCCGCTGCagcaacaaaacaaaaccctacaTCGCCCTTCAAGAAAATCTACGCCTTTGGTGACTCATTCACAGACACAGGCAACACAAGATCCATCTCAGGCCCTAGTGGCTTCGGCCACGTCTCAAACTTTCCCTACGGCATCACCTTCTTCCACCGCCCCACCAACCGCTACTCCGACGGCCGCCTAGTCATTGACTTCGTCACCGAGTCACTCTCCTTGCCCTACTTGCCACCCTACCGTGTCGTTTCGAGCAATGCCTCAGCAGACTCAACTCACGGAGTTAACTTCGCCGTCGCGGGTTCCACTGCCATAGAGCACGAGTTCTTTGTGAAGAACAACCTCAGCCTTGCCATCACTCCTCAGTCTATCCTGTCTCAGCTGCTTTGGTTCAACAAGTTCTTGGAAAGTAAAGGTTGCAAAGTTGGAGGACCGGAATGCAAATTTGATGATGCACTTTTTTGGGTTGGAGAAATTGGAGTCAATGATTATGCTTATACACTTGGATCTGCTGTGCCAGGTGATACAATTCAGAAGCTTGGGGTCAGTAGGGTTACTAGCTTTCTGCAg GCACTGTTAAAGAAGGGTGCCAAATATGTTGTTGTCCAAGGTCTGCCACTTTCAGGCTGCTTGCCGTTGGCGATGACGTTAGCGCCGGAAGACGACAGAGACAGCGTCGGATGTGTCAAGAGTGTCAACAACCAAACCTACAGCCATAACCTTGTGCTCCAAGCAAAGTTGCAAGTACTCAGGAAACAGTTTCCCCATGCTGTCATAACCTATGCTGACTACTGGAATGCCCATCTCACAGTCATGAAGAATCCGAGCCAGTACGGTTTCACGGAGAGCTTCAAGGCCTGCTGTGGGAAGAGCGATGACCCCTACAACTTCGACGTGTTTGCCACTTGCGGCACGCCTTCTGCCACCGCCTGTAAAAGCCCGTCTCAGTACATAAATTGGGATGGAGTTCATCTCACTGAAGCCATGTACAAGGTGCTTTCTGATATGTTCCTAAAAGGCAACGCCACTCACCCTCCTTTCAGTTCCTTGTTGGACATAAAACTGCGTAACGGGTGA